A genome region from Pseudomonadota bacterium includes the following:
- a CDS encoding DegT/DnrJ/EryC1/StrS family aminotransferase: MIDYERLGNSNKPFFEDYKKAFDTFLENGWYILGKNVEEFERQFSSYNGCSHCIGVGSGFDAIKLSLKAFNFEPGSEVILPSNAYIATVFAAMHCSLKVVFVEPDISTYNIDPGKIEEKITLNTVAILVVHLYGKSCNMDTIKEAANKFNLKLIEDCAQSHGAMYKNKKTGSFGDFGAFSFYPTKNLGALGDAGAITTNNDELAGTLKRLRNYGSEVKNYFDMVGFNSRLDELQAAFLIIKLHRLDEINNHKRNLAKAYLDGLKEDFIKPVVDKDFYYVYHIFNVRHPMRDALKEYLKNNGIETQIHYPVPPHKQKALMGIINDDRFPISEEIHNTTLSLPLSFYHQEEDIYKVIEVMNKF; the protein is encoded by the coding sequence ATGATTGATTACGAGCGCCTTGGCAATTCTAACAAGCCCTTTTTCGAAGATTACAAAAAGGCTTTCGATACATTCCTCGAGAACGGATGGTACATCCTGGGAAAAAACGTAGAGGAGTTTGAACGACAATTCAGCAGTTATAACGGGTGCAGTCATTGTATCGGTGTAGGCTCCGGTTTCGACGCCATCAAACTTTCTCTTAAGGCCTTTAATTTTGAGCCCGGATCAGAGGTCATTCTGCCTTCAAACGCCTATATTGCTACTGTCTTTGCAGCTATGCACTGCTCTTTGAAGGTTGTCTTTGTTGAGCCGGATATCAGCACTTATAATATCGACCCCGGAAAAATAGAAGAAAAAATCACCTTGAATACCGTCGCCATCCTTGTTGTCCATTTATACGGGAAATCGTGCAATATGGACACCATAAAGGAGGCAGCGAATAAGTTCAATTTGAAGCTCATAGAAGATTGTGCCCAGTCTCATGGCGCCATGTACAAGAATAAAAAGACCGGGAGTTTTGGTGACTTCGGGGCATTCAGCTTTTATCCGACCAAAAACCTCGGCGCTTTAGGGGATGCAGGGGCAATAACCACGAATAATGATGAATTGGCGGGCACACTGAAGAGGCTGAGGAATTATGGCTCTGAGGTAAAAAATTATTTTGACATGGTGGGTTTTAATTCGAGGCTCGATGAACTCCAGGCGGCATTTCTCATTATAAAACTCCATAGGCTCGATGAAATTAACAACCATAAAAGGAACCTGGCAAAAGCCTATCTGGATGGCCTGAAAGAAGATTTTATAAAGCCTGTTGTAGATAAAGATTTTTATTATGTCTACCATATCTTTAACGTCAGGCACCCAATGCGGGACGCATTAAAGGAATACCTGAAAAACAACGGCATCGAGACTCAGATACATTACCCGGTTCCACCGCATAAGCAAAAGGCATTAATGGGTATCATCAATGATGACCGATTCCCCATCTCGGAAGAGATACACAACACAACCCTCAGCCTCCCCCTGTCTTTTTACCACCAAGAAGAAGATATCTATAAGGTTATTGAAGTAATGAATAAATTTTAG
- a CDS encoding FdtA/QdtA family cupin domain-containing protein gives MAYILNLKTISDHRGHLTVIEREIPFEIKRIFYIYGVPAESITRGGHCHHTTTHAAVCVSGSCKVYVNDGEKEETYLLDSPEKCLILDCQDWHTMFSFTSDAVLVVLASEYYDPDEYIYELKKEGST, from the coding sequence ATGGCTTACATCTTGAATTTAAAAACCATTTCTGATCACAGGGGGCACCTGACTGTCATCGAAAGAGAGATACCCTTCGAGATAAAAAGGATATTCTACATATACGGTGTTCCCGCTGAATCAATAACGAGGGGCGGGCATTGTCACCACACAACCACACATGCCGCTGTATGTGTAAGCGGAAGCTGCAAGGTATATGTAAATGATGGCGAAAAGGAAGAAACATACCTCCTCGATTCCCCCGAAAAATGTCTCATACTGGATTGTCAGGACTGGCATACCATGTTTAGCTTTACTTCCGATGCGGTTCTGGTCGTTCTCGCATCTGAATACTATGATCCCGATGAATATATTTATGAACTGAAAAAAGAGGGCAGCACATGA
- a CDS encoding glycosyltransferase family 2 protein, which produces MEKSASSNSKLNSSNSTLCALRLSSRSGGSTLSLSVYMITFNNACTIEKALQSVTGWVNDVVVVDSHSADGTAEIAQKYTESICQYDTTDMREKYQYAQDQCTHPWVLFIDADEWLTPQLKGEVEKIISENTDYNGFMVNRRNVYLGREIKYGGWYPDHEIRLYRKDRGSWQGGIHAKVYVDGKVGELKNYYMHTPYTDTAHQIRTIDRYSEAFAQDLYASKRHFHLLNMLTRPIYRFFRDYIFKRGFLDGIPGLIIVASTMYYVFMKHARLWELERKNDNS; this is translated from the coding sequence ATGGAAAAATCAGCATCTTCTAACTCAAAACTCAACTCTTCTAACTCTACGCTATGCGCTCTACGCCTGTCCTCACGTAGCGGGGGCTCTACGCTGTCCTTATCCGTCTACATGATTACCTTCAACAATGCCTGTACGATTGAAAAGGCTTTGCAGAGTGTTACAGGGTGGGTGAATGATGTGGTGGTTGTGGACTCACACAGTGCCGACGGCACCGCGGAAATTGCACAAAAATATACTGAATCAATCTGCCAGTATGATACAACCGATATGCGGGAAAAATACCAGTACGCCCAGGATCAATGCACGCATCCATGGGTGCTTTTTATCGATGCAGATGAATGGCTAACGCCGCAGTTGAAGGGAGAAGTAGAGAAAATAATTTCCGAAAACACAGATTATAACGGCTTCATGGTGAACCGCAGAAATGTTTACCTGGGCCGCGAGATAAAGTATGGTGGATGGTACCCTGACCACGAGATACGGCTCTACAGAAAAGATAGAGGCAGTTGGCAGGGGGGAATCCATGCAAAAGTTTATGTGGATGGAAAAGTTGGCGAGCTTAAAAACTATTACATGCACACCCCGTATACAGATACAGCCCATCAGATACGGACAATCGACCGGTATTCCGAGGCATTTGCACAGGATCTTTATGCTTCAAAACGTCACTTCCATCTCTTAAATATGCTTACAAGGCCCATATATCGCTTTTTCAGGGATTATATCTTTAAGAGGGGGTTCCTCGACGGAATACCTGGGCTCATCATCGTGGCATCCACCATGTATTACGTGTTCATGAAACACGCCAGACTCTGGGAATTGGAAAGGAAGAACGATAATTCATAA
- a CDS encoding adenylyltransferase/cytidyltransferase family protein codes for MGQVIKSLAELKNIIEKEKANGKKVVFGNGCFDLLHVGHIRYLKGAGKLGDVLIVAVNDDSSVTGLGKRKQVVTPALERAEIISAIECVDYVVIFGDPTVENLLLTLKPDIHAKGTDYTEDNVPERDIVLSYGGRVAIVGDPKDHSTRDLIKTIKSL; via the coding sequence ATGGGACAGGTCATTAAAAGCCTCGCAGAGCTTAAAAACATCATCGAGAAGGAGAAGGCGAACGGCAAGAAGGTGGTCTTCGGTAATGGCTGTTTTGATCTCCTCCATGTGGGTCATATCAGGTATTTGAAGGGCGCCGGAAAACTGGGTGATGTGCTTATCGTTGCCGTCAATGACGATTCCTCAGTTACAGGGCTCGGAAAGAGAAAACAGGTTGTAACGCCTGCCCTTGAGCGGGCCGAGATCATTTCAGCCATTGAATGCGTCGATTATGTGGTCATCTTCGGCGACCCAACGGTGGAAAATCTCCTCTTAACACTGAAACCGGATATTCACGCAAAAGGCACAGACTATACGGAAGATAACGTCCCTGAAAGGGATATAGTGCTTTCTTACGGCGGCAGGGTCGCCATCGTCGGCGACCCCAAAGATCATTCAACCCGGGATCTCATAAAAACCATCAAGAGCCTCTGA